ACCGCTTCCTTATATTCTGGATTTAATCGAGTAGCTTCACCATAAGTAATTACGACTGAATCGGAATCGCTTGAAAATCCTATAGGAATTAAAATGCCAATAATAATCAAAGCAACAAGTGCAACAAATATCATACGCAATTTTATCACCTCTTACAAATTCTTATTTAAGGTTAGTCAGTGTAGTATTTAAATGTTTCATTTTTTAGACAATAATTAATAAAATTTTAGATATGGATGAAAATTATAAAATATAATATATTAGTTTAAAAATTATTCATATTATTTAAGTTTTGAAATTAAAAAAAATAAACAAATCCCATAGGCAATAATAAATCTTAATATATGAAAAAAGTAATATTTACTTATAAAATAATCATTTCAAGAGGATTACATGAGAAAATTATTAAAACCAATGAAAAGTAGAATTCCGCAAATCCTTATTATTTTTGGACTTTTGCTGATTCAGGTGTATTGTGATTTAACATTACCTCAGTATACTGCAAATATAGTAAATATTGGAATTCAAAATACAGATATTCAATATATCCTTGATATTGGAAAAATAATGCTTTTAATGGTTGCAGTTTCAGCCTTAGCGACAGTTGGAGTATCATATTTTTCAAGTAGAGTATCATCTGGATATGCAAAAGATTTAAGGAAAATAGTATATTCAACAGTTTTAAAATTCTCAAATCATGAATTAAACAAAATATCAAGGTCTTCTTTAATAACCCGATCAACAAATGACATCAACCAACTGCAAAATGTTTTAGGAATGATTTTTACCACACTTTTATTTGCTCCCCTATTGGGAGTTGGAGGCATAATAAAAGCATTTGAACTTGAAACTGACTTATCATGGATTATTTTAGTAACATTCATAGCAATTGTTCTTCTTTTATTAATCATTGTTGTAAGAGTACTGCCTTACTTTAAAATAACTCAGGAGATTATTGATAAAATTAACAGAGTATCTAGAGAAATCCTTATTGGAATGCCTGTTATTAAAGCATATGTTAGACAAGACTATGAACAAAATAAATTTGAAAAAGTAAACAGCGACTTTTTAAATGTTAACCTTTATGTTTACCGAAATATCATGATAATGACTCCATTAATGACCTTGATCTTGAATCTAATGACTGTTTTAATATTATACTTTGGAGCATATGATGCCATAAGTGGAGGAATCCTCACAGGAGACATAATAGCATTTATCCAGTATTCAACCCAAATCGTATCTTCATTCTTAATGATTGGAGGATTTATAATAATGCTTCCAAGAATACTTGTTTCTGGAAGGCGTGTAAGTGAAGTGCTCAATACCAAAATAACAATAACTGATGGAGATAAAACAGATATTGATGACAATTCAATTATTGAATTTAAAAATGTTTCATATAAATATCCTGGAAGTGAAAAGGAAACATTGAAAGACATTAATTTTAGCTTAAAACCCGGCAAAACAACTGCAATTATCGGCGGAACCGGTAGCGGAAAATCAACAATTCTTAATTTAATACCTCGCCTGCAAGATCCAAGCTCTGGTGAAATTTTAATTAATGGAGAGAATATTAAAAATTTTAATCTAAAAACATTAAGGAATAAAATCAGTTTTACACCCCAAAAGGCAATATTATTCCAGGGAACTATCAAATCCAATATGCAGACTGGCAGGAGCAATGCAACCGACAGCGAAATTGAAAATGCACTGCATCTAGCACAAGTGGATTTTGTTAAAAGTCTCGATGAGGAAGTCTCCCAAGGAGGATCCAACTTCTCAGGCGGACAAAAACAACGCTTATCAATAGCTAGATCCATCATCGGCAAACATGACTTTTATCTGTTTGATGATTGTTTTTCTGCACTTGATATGAATACCGAACGTAAAGTAAAAGATAATCTGTCTAAATTAAAAGATTCTTCAGTTTTAATTGTTTCACAAAGAATATCAACAATTATGGATGCTGATGAGATAATTGTACTTGACAATGGCGAGATAGCAGATAGGGGAACACATAATAAATTAGCTGAAAGCTGTGACATCTATCGTGAAATTGTAAACACTCAAATTGACAGTATGGAGGTGCAACTATGAGCCCGCCTCCAATTAAAAGAAGACCTCCTGAAAAGGCGGTTGATAATAAAAAGGCAATTAAAAACATTATTGGATTGTTGGCCAATTATAAATTAAAATTAATCATAACAGTGGTTTGCGCAGTTATTTCAACATTATTCAGCATAATTGCTCCATTATTAATAGGTAAAGCAACAACAATAATATATAACGGAATTAACAATTTAATGCACCATACGGGCACTATTGATTTTTCAAGCTTGATTAACCTTTTAACCATTGCAGTAATCTTATATATTGTCAGTTCTCTATTTAGTTACATGCAAAGTTATTTTATTGTTGAAATTTCAACCAACATTAGTTATAACTTAAGAAAAAGATTAATGGAAAAAATAACTCACCTACCAATGGATAGTCTCGATGAAAACAAAAGAGGAGACATATTGTCAAGAATAACAAATGATGTAGACTCTTTACAAAATGGCATTACTCAAGCTTTCCTTCAGATGTTAACTGCAATAATTACTATTGTTGGTGTGTTTTTAATGATGTTATCCATAAATATTTGGATGACATTAGCAACAATAATACTCGTTCCAATATCATTTTTAGTAATCAGACTCATTACAAAACATTCACAAAGTTATTTTTTAAAGCAATTGGTCTTTAAAGGATCACTTAATGCTCAAATTGAAGAAACATTCACAGGCCATGATATTATACGTGCATTTAACCAGGAAGAAGAGTCAATTGAAAAATTCAACCAGGACAATGACATGTGGTTTGACCAGGAATGGAAATCTCAGTTTTATTCCAGTCTCAATGGACCTTTAATGAACTTTATCTCCAATTTTGCCTATGTCATAATAGCTATTTTAGGTGCAGTACTTGTACTTCAAAAGGCCATCGCAGTCGGAGATATTTTAGCATTCTTCCAATATGTTCAAAATTTCACAAGACCTATCCAACAAATCACAAGAGTCATGAATCTTATACAAACTGCAATGGCTGCAATTGAGCGTATTTTTGAATTTTTAGAATTTGGAGATGAGGAAAACCCATCATCAAAACAGATTAAAGAAATTAAAGAAGAAATTACCTTTGAAAACGTTAGCTTTGGATATAATCCAAATGAAACTATCATTAAAAATTTATCATTTAATGTTAAAAAAGGAGATAAAATAGCTATTGTTGGTGAAACCGGTGCCGGTAAAACAACCATTGTCAAATTATTAATGAGATTCTATGATATTGGCAAAGGCGAGATTAAAATTGATGGAGTCAATATTGAAGAATATGATAAAAATAGCTTAAGATCACTTATTGGAATGGTTCTGCAGGACTCATGGCTATTTTCAGACACTATTGAAAAAAATATCCAATATGGCAAATTAGATGCAAGTAAAGAAGAAATCATCGATGCATCCAAACAGGTCTATGCTGATAATTTTATTAAGCAGCTTCCGGATGGCTATAAAACAGAGCTAAATGAAGATTCGGACAATATATCCCATGGACAAAAACAATTGCTTACAATAGCAAGAACAATTCTCTCTAAAAAGCAAGTTTTAATTTTAGATGAAGCAACATCCAGTGTTGATACAAGAACTGAAGAATTAATTCAAAAAGCCATGGACAAGTTAATGGAAAATCGTACAAGTTTTATTATTGCTCACAGACTATCAACAATTAAAAATGCAGACAAGATAATTGTTATTGAAAATGGTGAAATTATAGAACAAGGCAGGCATGAGGAATTACTGGCTAAAAAAGGATACTACTACAATACATTAAATACTCAATCAGATGAAAATCTAATTTGAAAAAAGAAAATTAATGGTTTAAAATAATTTAAACCATATTTAGAATCTATTGTAAAACAAATCCGCCGTTTGGTGAAATAACTTGACCTGTAAGATAATCTGCTTCTAAAATATATCCTAAAGCTCCAGAATATCCTCACATCCTTTAGTCATATTAACACCTCATTTTAAGCATATTTTATTATTAATTAAGCTTTAACTATTCTTTTAAATTTAATATTGAAAATCCAAATGAAAACAAAACCGATTACAGAACCTATATTCATTCCAATGATTGCTCCTAAATAAACTCCAAATATTCCCATGTCCAAGGTTATTCCCAGAATATAAGCAAAGGCCATGCTTAAAATTAGCTCTCTTAAAATTGTCAAAGCTAATGACTTAAATCCAGAACCAACACCCTGATAAGTATAAGCCGCTGTTGCTCCCAAAGGTATTAAAAAATTATAGAACACAAGCAATTGGAGAATCTGAGCAGATCTGTCAACCAATGCAGGATTACTTGCCTGAAAGTTAAATACGTCACAAATCGGATAAGCAAAAATAAAAAAGAATGCTGAAATTATCAGTGTTATCGCTAAACTTAGCAATGTTGAGTATTTAACCGTTTCATTGAAATTTCTCCAGTTTCGAGCTCCATAAGCGATTCCTGAAACAGTGATTGTTGCAATTCCTATTGCCATGCATGGCAAAAAGGCAACTGAGATAAATCTCCAAGCTATTGTAAATGATGCAACTTCATTCACTCCAGAGGTCATGATAATCAAATAATTTAGAATTATTGCAACCAATGCAAATATAATCTCTTCTGTAGCTGCAGGAAGCGATACAACAAGTATTTCCTTATATATTTCAAGCTTGCGTTTGTAATATCTGAGCTTGAATTTGAAAAAGGTGTCTTTTTTAATATAAATCCAATAAAGCATCCAAAGATATCCTGTAAATGAAGCTAATACCGTTGCAAGTCCTGCTCCAAAAATGCCTAAGTTTAAAGCATATATTAAAATCGGATCCAGAATCATATTTAAAACAGCCGTTAAAATTAATGGGTTTGTTGCACGGCTAACATCACCTTCCCCCCTAAATATACTTGCAGTTACATTAGGTGCTAAAAATGCAATGTTCATCAAAAATATGATTTGGCCATAACTTAGACAATATGACTTAACACTTTCTGCACCTAATAACACCACCATATCCTCTAGAAAGAATATGCCTATAATTAAAACAATGACTGAAATAATAACTGTCAAAATTATTGAGTGGATGACTGCATTATTTGCATCTTCTAATTTGTCCCCACCAACATATCTTGAAATCAAAGAATTTGCACCGGCACCAATACCTGTGCCGAGACCTATAATAACCAAATATAATGGAGAAATAAAACCTAATGCAGCTAAAGCATCAGAATTAATACCTGCAACCCAAAAACTATCAATTAAATTATTGAAAAACATCAAAAGCATTGAAACTATAGTTGGAAAAGCTAATTTGTTAATTGCCCTTCTAGGATTGCCGGTTATTAAATTGATATTCTCATTTTTTTGCATAGACATATATTGGAAAACAAAATATTTAAAATATTTAAAAATTAATGAAAGTTCTTGTAGACAATACTAATGAATATGAATATGAATATGAGTCATTACCTTAAGGCATAAATATGAAAAATATACATAATATGTTGATGTGAATCTTTTGGCTCAGGCAATGCTGAATTTACAATCCTGTGGTCAAATGCATTCAAAGATGAGAAAACCTCTTAATTGGGGAAGAGAATGAAACTTTTCCATTACCATATTTATTTTCCACGGATAACCCTAATTAAAATGAACAGTAGATAACTGCTCCACCATTGCCTTTGGATAATTTTAAAAAGGAGTTTGAATTTAATTTAGTTGGAATTCCCTTTGGAACTTCCTTATCTGAGATGAATGTGCCATTAGAACTCCCTTCATCGAGAATATACCATCCGTCAGTTTTATAAAATAATTTTAAATGTGGTTTAGATACATTTGAAACAGCAGAATAGCTATTGTCTAAAAGAATTGTAAATGAAGATAATTCATTATGTCCAAAATTACCTTTTCTTCCGATTAAGATAGTTTCATCTTTATGAACTTTAAATGTTTTACCCTTATCTATTCCATTGAATATTGTTAAAACACAATGTTCGCCGTCATTATATTTCTGATTAACTTTATATAAATCAAAAAATGACAATAATTCATCTGATAAAAAGGTTATTTCCAAAAATAAATCTTTAAATGCATCTTCTTTTAAAGAATAAACTTTAACATTCCTTAAACCGATTTTATTTGGAACCTCTTTTTTAATATAAGACTCTTCAATTAAATCAGCGGCAAGAAGCTGTTTTAAATGTTGACCCAGCATTTGAGGAGTAATGTCAATATTATAATTGTTTAAAAGTATGTTATTTATTTCTCGTGAATACAATAGGTCTTTTTTAAATGAATGGTCTTCCTTAATATTTACTTTCTTGAAATCCCTTAAGATTTCCAATATTGAAAATCGAACTTCGTTATTAACTGCCGCTAATTTTACGGATATTAAATTTGAGTCCGATAAATCAACTATCATTGTTTTGATGGTTTTGATGTCTGCCATAAATAATTCCCCTTATGTATTTAATAATATTTTTTAATTAATATTTAATAATTTTGGTATTGGTTTTTTGCGATAAGTCATTTTAAAATTTATTATTCATTTAATTGCCGTTATAGTTGATTTAAATTGATTTTAAAGGTTAAACTTACAACATTTTGTTGCGTATTTCCAATATTGAATACTGCCGATTCAAATGCATTTAAAAGAAATTTTAATAATGATCAAATAGATTAGCTATTGCGGCACGGATACTGATTTGCTGTTGATTTCATATGAATATATTTCTCCATTGAAACATTAAAATAACAATTTCCAATATAAAACGAAATAGACATCAAAATCAATAGATACATCCTCATTTAACAGACCATGCCTCAGGAAATCAAAACCCACATGGCAATTGAATTTGATGTTACAAAATACCAATATAAAATCAACATTCCAGTAAAAACCTATTTGGCAGCCACCGCCCATTCTTGTCGTAAGTGCAAATTGAATATTTAAACATAATAATTAAATAGTATACAACTCAAAAATAACATGTGTCTAGTAAATAAGAATTTACTAATTGAGATATTTAATGAAAACTACCGTAATGTAATTATATCAGACATAGAAAGTGTGTGGGACATCCATAATTCAAATAATGCATTTATTTATGACGCATTTTCTTGATGAAATATTTTACTTTACAATAGAATAGTTTATATGACTTAATACAACTCGATTATAAAAGAAGTATTAGATTAATATGTCAAAGAGATACATAAAAAAAGAAATCGATGAAGCTCTAGAGTTAATATCGAATGATGCCCTTAAAGCTTTGAAGATATTTGATGATATATTAAAAATTGAACCTGAAAATATTAATGTGATTAATGGTAAAGGATTTGCATTAATCAAGTTAAACAAACTTGAAGAAGCTGAAAAATACTTTAATAAATCATTAGACATTGAAAAAAACTCCTCTGCATTAATTAATAAAGGCATAATAGCTAAAAATAAAAAAGAATACGATCAGTCCCTAATATATTATGATTTAGCTATTGAAATTGATCCCAATATGCAAAATATCGTAAATATCCTTAAAAATGAGATTTACGAATTGATGCCTAATAAATCATTAGCAAACATGACTAACTTTTCGGCTGAATCCAACAGTTATATTAAAAGAGGATTGCATTATAAAAATAACCACGAGATTTGGAAAGCTCTGGAATGTTTTAATCAAGCAATTATCGTTGATTCAACTTGTGAAAATTTCGTGAATGCATTAACTGACGAAATCGACACAATCATATTTAATGACTTCCTATTCAAGACCCCAATGTTTAAAGACTGTGAAGTCGACCATTTGAAAATACAAGCTTTAAAAGAATTATTGGTTAAAGAAAACATCAATAAAGCTTTGAAAATAATGAACCAAATCTTAAACATGAATAAAAATGATATAGATACTTTAAACTATAAAGGTTGCACATTATTCTTAATGGGCAAATATGACAATGCAATTGATTGCTTTGACAAATGCTTATCCTTAGATAATGACTATTATTATCCATTATTCAATAAAGGATTGGTTTTAAGAAGGAAAAACGAATTAATCAAGTCATTAACTTGTTTTACTGAACTTTTAAAATTTAACAAAGAACATGATAAAATAAAAGAATATCAGTTAGAAATCCTAAGTGTTCTTCAAAAAATGAAATGAATCAAATATCACTTTTCATATTCCTTTTTATATTGTCTAATCATGTTCATATCCCCATTGTCAACAATACTGACAATGCCATTTGAAATAATTCTATTAATATTATTAACCCTATCCTCTACAGGTAGAGTTTTCTTAGTTTCTAGCAAAATGCCGTCATAATTTGGAGGATGATTAAAATCTTTTTTAAATTGTTCCTTTATCTCGTCTCTCCAATTTTTAGTTATTAAATCTTCAAATATCAGAAGTATGTCCTCAGCAAAACTATTTCCTAACATTAGATAATACTTAAGTCTTTTTTTATCTCTTTTAGTATCAAATCTTTTAAGTAACATATTGAAAGACCCGTAATTTTGATATCCAAATGGTAAAAATCTTCCTTGAACAGTATGAGCACAATACTCATTCATAAGAGTATAAGATTTATTATTAGTAATGCAATAAATAGAAATTGCTTCAATTGCATTTGTTTTATCACTATTCCAGATATACATCAGGGATTGTGTAAATATTTCATTGAGAATATGATGACTTAATTCATGGATAATCGTGGAAATTTGATTTGATTCATCCAGCCTATCATCAACATGGATTATATTGAATGCATAACTACCTAATTCAGCCCCTTTGGTTTTATATTCAATGTCAGCATAGGACAGCGCCAATATACTAATTTTTTTAAAAATACTTATCTCAGATAAATTTATATCGTGTTCTTTTATTATCTTATTAAAATTAGTTGAACCGGCTTGTTTAATTCTGTTTAATATTTCCCCATATTCTTCAACAGTTAATTGATTATCTTTTAGCATATTAACTCTTTTTTTAGTGAATATATTTCCAAAATCGTTTAAATCTGAAAAGGTAGTGAATCCTTCTTTTTTATCCAAATCTATTAAAGTATCATTTTCTTCAATGGAATAATTTTCATTATTGAATGAATTTAAAATATTATCTATGTCGAATTTATTTTTGTTTATCGAAAGCATTTTATCATCACCATTAGAAAGAATTTCCTTTAAATTTTTCTTAAGAATTAATGCTTCTTCATTTTCACCATAATATTTTAAAGCCAAATTACAATAAATTAAAGCTTTATCATACTTTTTAGCTAAAAATAATAAATATGCTTTTCCACTCCATGCATAAGACTGTTTATCATTAATCTTTAAAGCTTTATTAAATGACATATATGCATTTTCAAACTCTTTTGCTTTTATCTGACATATTCCCAATAAAACTAGAACTCCATCATTATTTTTATCCTGTGAAAGAATAAGATTTAAATAGTCAATGGCCTCAGTATAATTTTTAGAGACAATATGTTTAATAGCAATTCTAAATAATTTTCTGTCCATTTATCCACCCTATAAAAAAATAAAGGAAATAATTAAGTTATCTTACTGCTTCAATTTTTAAAATACTTTGAAATTGAATTAGAGTATCCATTGGAATATTGAGTATAACCAAATAAAAAATGATTACTCCCAGCACCATTCCAGTCAAATATAATGTTATAAGACCAAAAGGCCTTTCATATGCTCCATTATGATAATAATCAAAAGCAACAATTAATTCCAATCCTCCAAGAATAGAAGCAATTAAAGAGTAATATAATGCATCAATCCCAAAAAAGGATATATCATAACTTATACAATAAATACTAAATATAAATAGTATTATAGCATATATACTGGATTGTATAGCCATATTCCTATTAAAATTATCATTGAAATTCATATTTTCACCTCATTCTCCTTGTATAAATTTAATATTATTTATCAAATAATCCACATTACGCACAGGCAGTGATAAATCAACATCCAAATAAGCCTTATTATCCGAACCAAAACTAGATGATACAATTAATTGATTTCCATAAGTAAAATAACCATCAACAACCGTATGACCAACAACCATACAGTTAGAGCCAATGATTTCAAGAAAACCCTCAACATCAGCTACTGAATAATCATTATCATAACGATTCCATAAGAAATCATGAAGAAGGTCATAATTATAATCATTGTCAAAAATCATGTTAAAATCATTCATAGAATGAATAAATCTAGAGGGCCCGGTATGAGATATAAACAACCCATTTTCTGTTTGGACAAAAAGAGGCATTGACTTGAAAAATTCAACATAATCAGTCAAATAAGGTTCAAGAGATCCCTTTTTCTTTTTTATCAAATCTTCAAATTCCTGAGTTTGATTATTAAATCCTTTAAATACCGGACTTCGAACAATATGACTCCATTCATGATTGCCTAAAAGGGGATGGAAATTGGGATATTTTTCGTATTTTTCAATAACATCATCAATTATTTCAATTGAACCATCATCTTCACAGGTAGCATGAATAAAATCACCTACAAAGACCAAATGATGATCTGGATTATTACAGTCCCACAGGTCAATATATTTTTCATAATCCTCTAAATCACCATGCAAATCAGTGACAACTAATAAACGACCCTTTGCAGGCAATTGAATAAATTTATCTTTTAACATAATATCATCAAAATGAAAAAAAATAAGAAGAAAAGCTCTTCTTAATAAAATCTTTAACAATAATCATTTTAAGTCCTATCCACTCCAGCAGACATGCCTCCAGGATTATTCGGATCAATAATTGCAAGATTCATAAGCTTCTGTCCGATATTAGCCATTGCCATTGCATCATCATTTTCTAAAGCTTCAGTAGCTTTTTGTTTTAAATCGTTGACCAAAGATTCATCTTCATCTTTATATTCAGCGAACATTACCAAATACAGTAATGCATTTTTAATATCTTCAAGAACCTGAGTTTCAGGTGTGCATCTAACTTGAAGGGCAATTAACGAATCTATTATTTGATTAACTTTAAGTGAATCTTCATTTTCAATAGCTTCATCTAATTGTCTTGAAAGGGTGTCAAATTCTTCCCTGTCCTCAAAAGATCCGTTTTCATTGACTAACTTTTCAACATTATCCCTTATATTCTTAACTTCTTCAAACTGATTTTTTTCATCAAAAAATTTATTAATATTGCTTAGAATTTCATTTAATTTATTGATAAGTTTATTTGCTTGATTAAGTGCACCGTCATCGTTTTCTGCACCATCCATGAAATCTTCAATATTTTCAATGATGTTTTCCTCATCAATTTGATTTAAATAGTCTTTTATTTCATCGGTTGCATCATTTGCACTGCATTTTGATTTTACTTCTTCATAATTACTTTTTGCTTTGATGAATTTATTATTTACCTCATTAAAATTGAGAATTTCAAGATTCGGGTCAATTTTAAATGGAAATTTCTGACCTATATCTAAAACATTTACATCAAATTTCATTACACGTGATTCGTCAATATCAACAGTGACTGTAATTTCACTACCTTTTACCATGGTTTTTTCAACATCAACACCGGAAATTATTAATTCTCCGACTTTTTGATTATTGGATGCAATTTTAGCAGTGCCATTATACAAAGGCATTGAAATAAAACTTGTTTCATCACCTTTTGTAACCTCAGATGTTGTTTTGAATGGTTCCATATTATGATATGGTAAAGGTGAACCTTCCTTAGCTAAAACAAATAATGTATCATCATATAATCCCAATCCTAATGTGTGCGGTAAAATAATAGTTGGCTCAAAACCGGCAGTATATTCAATTGCATTAGCCGAATTTTCATCAAGTTCAACTAAAATTCCATTTGGATCATATAAATTAATTGAATATTTATTTGATTCATCTTCAGGCATTAACTCAAATTCAAAAAAGCCATCATCCTCAACAGAAATCTTTCCTGTGCTTCTTTTTGTTTTAATATTTATTGCTTCAATAGTAAAACCTTCAAAGTCATCAACTTGATCGGATAAAACTTCACCTGAAACAAAAAATTCCTCATCGATTGGACCGGTAGCATCATAATCTAGCTTTAATGCAAAACTGCCTGATGAAAGTTCCACATAAGGATCAGGTATGGTTCCTGCAAATAATGCTGATCCCTTAGCAACAACAGTTGTTGGGTCAATATCATATTTTAAAGGTATATCAAATGATTTTTCTAAATTTTCACGTATAACCGGACTAAGAGTTGAACCCCCAACAAGAATAATGTAATCAATATCATCGACATTTAATTTAGCTTTTTTTAATGCATCATTACAATGGTTAATTGTTCTTTTAATATAGGATTCCATAACTCCTTCAAGCTCATCCTTAGTTAGATTATATTTAAAATCGTAAATTTCATTTTCATGAACTAATAAGCTATCAACAAATATTCTTGATTTATCCAATCTTGATAAATCTTTTTTAGCTTCTTCTGCAGCACCTTTAAGTTTTGCAAATGCCTTTCTGTATTTTTCCTCATTCTTTTTATTGAAATCCATTAGACCCAAATCGGCACTGATTTTTTTGGCGAAAATTTTGAATACAATGTCCCAATCTATTAGATTTCCGCCAAGATGCTCATCTCCCGAATGGGCTAAATTTTCAAATTCATCATCTTCCAATTTCACAATAGAAACATCGAAAGTGCCGCCGCCTAAATCATAAATTAACCAAGTTCCATCTTCATTTGATAAGTTATAATAGGCATAAGCTGCTGCAACAGGTTCCATTACATTCCAAGTATTTTTAAAGCCAGCAAGTTCTGCAGCTTTTTTAGTAGCTTCATTTTGTATAGGTCCAAAATCTGCAGGAACTGTAATTACTACAGAATGAACTTTTAAATCCAATTGTTTATAAACAGAATTTTTTAAGTCCTTTAAGACTTCAGCAGATAATTCTTCAGGCAATAATGTTTTATCTGAATCTTTAAAATGGAATCCTTTGTTCATCCCCATGTTAAGTTTAAATTCAGCGGTTGCATTATCTGGATCAAGTAAAACCTGTCTTTTTGCCGAATCCCCAACAAGAACATTGCCTTCCTCATCCATAGCAACAGCAGAAGGCGTGAAATTTCTGTTACTAATTAAATTCGGAACAATAGGAGTGTCATTACCTTCACAATGGGCAATGATTGAAGTTGTTGTTCCCAAATCAATACCGAAATCAACCGTTTTTGTTCTCAATTCATCAGAGTTGTTTGACATGTTATTCACCATTATTATATTATTATTTAGTCCCTGCTTTTGTAACAACGACTTGTGCTTTTAAAATTTTGTTACCTTTAAAATAAATTTCCGGTTTTTTAGTTTCCGTAATTGTAGGTTCTTTTAAATTAGGATCAGGATTTTCAAAAGAAATTAAATCAATATCCATATTCACGTCATATTTTTGACCGATAGGATCTTTCACTTCAAAACCCCACTTTGACAGTTTTGACATTAAAAGATTATAGTATTCCACAGTAGAGTTAATAGGGCGAATCGAATCATTAATTATCTTTTGACACATTTGAACTTCACTTAAATCCTTGCCGAGTTTTGCAGCATCAGCTTTTGGATTTTCCATGATTTTCAATAATTCTTGTTCTTGATTTGACAATAAATTACATACAACACCTAATTGATTGTTTTCTTGATAATCAGTTACAATCCCTCCGATTTTCCAAATATTTATTATCATTTCAACCAATATTCTATTCATCTTAGAGGAAATGGCGGGATTTTTGGAATCTAAAACCTGAATGTCTTTGACAAGTTTTGCAACTACCTTTTCTATTTCCTGCATAC
This portion of the Methanobrevibacter sp. V74 genome encodes:
- a CDS encoding MATE family efflux transporter, producing the protein MSMQKNENINLITGNPRRAINKLAFPTIVSMLLMFFNNLIDSFWVAGINSDALAALGFISPLYLVIIGLGTGIGAGANSLISRYVGGDKLEDANNAVIHSIILTVIISVIVLIIGIFFLEDMVVLLGAESVKSYCLSYGQIIFLMNIAFLAPNVTASIFRGEGDVSRATNPLILTAVLNMILDPILIYALNLGIFGAGLATVLASFTGYLWMLYWIYIKKDTFFKFKLRYYKRKLEIYKEILVVSLPAATEEIIFALVAIILNYLIIMTSGVNEVASFTIAWRFISVAFLPCMAIGIATITVSGIAYGARNWRNFNETVKYSTLLSLAITLIISAFFFIFAYPICDVFNFQASNPALVDRSAQILQLLVFYNFLIPLGATAAYTYQGVGSGFKSLALTILRELILSMAFAYILGITLDMGIFGVYLGAIIGMNIGSVIGFVFIWIFNIKFKRIVKA
- a CDS encoding FHA domain-containing protein, translated to MADIKTIKTMIVDLSDSNLISVKLAAVNNEVRFSILEILRDFKKVNIKEDHSFKKDLLYSREINNILLNNYNIDITPQMLGQHLKQLLAADLIEESYIKKEVPNKIGLRNVKVYSLKEDAFKDLFLEITFLSDELLSFFDLYKVNQKYNDGEHCVLTIFNGIDKGKTFKVHKDETILIGRKGNFGHNELSSFTILLDNSYSAVSNVSKPHLKLFYKTDGWYILDEGSSNGTFISDKEVPKGIPTKLNSNSFLKLSKGNGGAVIYCSF
- a CDS encoding ABC transporter ATP-binding protein, which produces MSPPPIKRRPPEKAVDNKKAIKNIIGLLANYKLKLIITVVCAVISTLFSIIAPLLIGKATTIIYNGINNLMHHTGTIDFSSLINLLTIAVILYIVSSLFSYMQSYFIVEISTNISYNLRKRLMEKITHLPMDSLDENKRGDILSRITNDVDSLQNGITQAFLQMLTAIITIVGVFLMMLSINIWMTLATIILVPISFLVIRLITKHSQSYFLKQLVFKGSLNAQIEETFTGHDIIRAFNQEEESIEKFNQDNDMWFDQEWKSQFYSSLNGPLMNFISNFAYVIIAILGAVLVLQKAIAVGDILAFFQYVQNFTRPIQQITRVMNLIQTAMAAIERIFEFLEFGDEENPSSKQIKEIKEEITFENVSFGYNPNETIIKNLSFNVKKGDKIAIVGETGAGKTTIVKLLMRFYDIGKGEIKIDGVNIEEYDKNSLRSLIGMVLQDSWLFSDTIEKNIQYGKLDASKEEIIDASKQVYADNFIKQLPDGYKTELNEDSDNISHGQKQLLTIARTILSKKQVLILDEATSSVDTRTEELIQKAMDKLMENRTSFIIAHRLSTIKNADKIIVIENGEIIEQGRHEELLAKKGYYYNTLNTQSDENLI
- a CDS encoding ABC transporter ATP-binding protein → MRKLLKPMKSRIPQILIIFGLLLIQVYCDLTLPQYTANIVNIGIQNTDIQYILDIGKIMLLMVAVSALATVGVSYFSSRVSSGYAKDLRKIVYSTVLKFSNHELNKISRSSLITRSTNDINQLQNVLGMIFTTLLFAPLLGVGGIIKAFELETDLSWIILVTFIAIVLLLLIIVVRVLPYFKITQEIIDKINRVSREILIGMPVIKAYVRQDYEQNKFEKVNSDFLNVNLYVYRNIMIMTPLMTLILNLMTVLILYFGAYDAISGGILTGDIIAFIQYSTQIVSSFLMIGGFIIMLPRILVSGRRVSEVLNTKITITDGDKTDIDDNSIIEFKNVSYKYPGSEKETLKDINFSLKPGKTTAIIGGTGSGKSTILNLIPRLQDPSSGEILINGENIKNFNLKTLRNKISFTPQKAILFQGTIKSNMQTGRSNATDSEIENALHLAQVDFVKSLDEEVSQGGSNFSGGQKQRLSIARSIIGKHDFYLFDDCFSALDMNTERKVKDNLSKLKDSSVLIVSQRISTIMDADEIIVLDNGEIADRGTHNKLAESCDIYREIVNTQIDSMEVQL